One Epinephelus lanceolatus isolate andai-2023 chromosome 10, ASM4190304v1, whole genome shotgun sequence genomic region harbors:
- the tmem116 gene encoding transmembrane protein 116 isoform X1 has product MSAPERLQEIFNNSTEKNTTGAKDWTEVYEAVRWIQLIMALLSVLGSGSIIVCLMLQRLSRTPELQPLFLLSVSDLLLALCWLIGAALFSQSCSSLNTHCYHLHTVEQALYMASFFYTLNYVFDLYTGIREKFYSCMNGFIQVSNRVSTAGKITALLSGLFPVLLMTPVFILGGINHCQTNFSQPYRCLLMHTEALFLTSEHQLPMGPCRRLHSFRIAIFLATFLLTLLSITVLMVKARRIYRRVVTANGYLGNEQRASFRVMDRRMLLYPLVFVFCWGPAVGLAFLRVVKPSAGQGEAWVALYISQAFTSASQGFLNCLVYGWTRARLRQAGKMVLSRDADTQTPLLRSQRSRGYQTLRTG; this is encoded by the exons ATGTCGGCTCCCGAGAGGCTGCAGGAGATTTTTAACAACAGCACTGAGAAAAACACCACCGGAGCAAAAGACTGGACTGAG GTGTATGAAGCCGTCAGGTGGATCCAGCTCATCATGGCTCTGCTCAG TGTTCTGGGTTCAGGCTCCATCATCGTCTGTCTGATGTTACAGAGACTCAGCCGCACGCCCGAG ctGCAGCCTCTGTTCCTGCTCAGTGTGTCCGATCTGCTGCTCGCTCTGTGCTGGCTGATCGGAGCCGCTCTGTTCTCTCAAAGCTGCAGCAGCCTGAACACACACTGCTACCACCTGCACACTGTGGAGCAG GCTCTCTACATGGCCTCCTTCTTCTACACACTCAACTATGTGTTTGACCTCTACACCGGGATCAGAGAGAAGTTCTACAGCTGCATGAATGGATTCATACAG GTTTCCAACAGAGTGAGCACCGCCGGTAAAATCACTGCGCTGCTTTCAGG CCTGTTTCCTGTGCTGCTGATGACGCCTGTCTTTATACTGGGAGGCATCAACCACTGTCAAACCAACTTCAGCCAGCCCTACAG GTGTCTGCTGATGCACACCGAAGCGCTGTTTCTTACCTCAGAGCACCAGCTGCCAATGGGACCCTGCAGAAGGCTGCACTCCTTCCGCATCGCCATCTTCCTCGCCACCTTCCTCCTCACACTTCTCAGCATCACA GTGCTCATGGTTAAAGCCCGTCGCATTTACAGGCGGGTTGTGACGGCAAACGGTTACCTAGGCAACGAGCAGCGGGCCTCCTTCCGTGTGATGGATCGGCGGATGCTCCTGTACCCGCTGGTCTTTGTCTTCTGTTGGGGTCCAG CGGTGGGTCTGGCATTTCTTCGGGTGGTGAAGCCCTCAGCAGGTCAGGGCGAGGCCTGGGTTGCCCTCTACATATCTCAG GCTTTCACCTCGGCCTCTCAGGGTTTCCTCAACTGTCTGGTCTATGGATGGACTCGTGCACGTCTCCGGCAAGCTGGCAAGATGGTTTTATCTCGAGACGCTGACACTCAGACACCTCTGCTGAGATCTCAGAGGAGCAGAGGCTACCAAACACTCCGCACTGGCTGA
- the tmem116 gene encoding transmembrane protein 116 isoform X2, with product MSAPERLQEIFNNSTEKNTTGAKDWTEVYEAVRWIQLIMALLSVLGSGSIIVCLMLQRLSRTPEALYMASFFYTLNYVFDLYTGIREKFYSCMNGFIQVSNRVSTAGKITALLSGLFPVLLMTPVFILGGINHCQTNFSQPYRCLLMHTEALFLTSEHQLPMGPCRRLHSFRIAIFLATFLLTLLSITVLMVKARRIYRRVVTANGYLGNEQRASFRVMDRRMLLYPLVFVFCWGPAVGLAFLRVVKPSAGQGEAWVALYISQAFTSASQGFLNCLVYGWTRARLRQAGKMVLSRDADTQTPLLRSQRSRGYQTLRTG from the exons ATGTCGGCTCCCGAGAGGCTGCAGGAGATTTTTAACAACAGCACTGAGAAAAACACCACCGGAGCAAAAGACTGGACTGAG GTGTATGAAGCCGTCAGGTGGATCCAGCTCATCATGGCTCTGCTCAG TGTTCTGGGTTCAGGCTCCATCATCGTCTGTCTGATGTTACAGAGACTCAGCCGCACGCCCGAG GCTCTCTACATGGCCTCCTTCTTCTACACACTCAACTATGTGTTTGACCTCTACACCGGGATCAGAGAGAAGTTCTACAGCTGCATGAATGGATTCATACAG GTTTCCAACAGAGTGAGCACCGCCGGTAAAATCACTGCGCTGCTTTCAGG CCTGTTTCCTGTGCTGCTGATGACGCCTGTCTTTATACTGGGAGGCATCAACCACTGTCAAACCAACTTCAGCCAGCCCTACAG GTGTCTGCTGATGCACACCGAAGCGCTGTTTCTTACCTCAGAGCACCAGCTGCCAATGGGACCCTGCAGAAGGCTGCACTCCTTCCGCATCGCCATCTTCCTCGCCACCTTCCTCCTCACACTTCTCAGCATCACA GTGCTCATGGTTAAAGCCCGTCGCATTTACAGGCGGGTTGTGACGGCAAACGGTTACCTAGGCAACGAGCAGCGGGCCTCCTTCCGTGTGATGGATCGGCGGATGCTCCTGTACCCGCTGGTCTTTGTCTTCTGTTGGGGTCCAG CGGTGGGTCTGGCATTTCTTCGGGTGGTGAAGCCCTCAGCAGGTCAGGGCGAGGCCTGGGTTGCCCTCTACATATCTCAG GCTTTCACCTCGGCCTCTCAGGGTTTCCTCAACTGTCTGGTCTATGGATGGACTCGTGCACGTCTCCGGCAAGCTGGCAAGATGGTTTTATCTCGAGACGCTGACACTCAGACACCTCTGCTGAGATCTCAGAGGAGCAGAGGCTACCAAACACTCCGCACTGGCTGA